GCATACTCGGTGAACGTCGAGGGAAGCCGTATGCGGGAAATCCGCACGTACGGTTTGACGAGGGGTTGCTGGTCCGTGCGTGATTCCACGGCGGACTGGGGCCTACTCCACCCGGCTTGCGTGAGCGGGGACGCGGAGGGACCGTCTCTCGTCAGATCCGGGCGCGATCAATCGCGCCCCTGACTCCTGTATTCTGTTTCCCATGCTCCTCGAAACCCGCGCCGTCGCTCCGTTCTTCAAGAATGGCTTCCTGCTTGGCTGCGAGACCACTCGCGAGGCCGTCGTCATCGACCCCGGCGACGAGGCGCAGGAGCTCATCAACCTCATCGACCTCGGTCGGCTGAGCGTCCGATACATCCTGCTGACGCACGCCCACATGGATCACGTGAGCGGCGTCGCCAGGTTGAAGGCGGCTACCGGTGCGCCCATCGGACTTCATCGCGACGACCTGTTCCTCTACGACAGCGCCGTCCAGCAGGGGCTGATGTTTGGCTACAAGGTCGAGCCTCCTCCAAAGCCGGACTTCTTCTATCAGGTCGGCGTGCCGCTGATGTTTGGCAACTACCAGGTGCACGTGCACCACACGCCAGGCCACAGCCCGGGCGGCGTGGCCCTGCAGGTTGGCGCCACCGGCACGGCCGGCAGCGAGATCTTTGTTGGCGACACGCTGTTTGCGGGGTCGATCGGCCGGACCGATCTGCCGGGCGGCGACACGCAGATGCTTATCAACTCGATTCGGACGGTGCTCTTTGGCTTCGGGGATGCCGCCGTCGTCTACCCGGGTCACGGGCCGCAGACGACGATCGGCGACGAGAGGCGGAGCAACCCGTTTCTTCAGGACTGAGTGATCGGATGGTCGCGCTCGAGCATCAGTTCGGCGCGCCCGATCTTCAACACCGCACCCTCGGCGAGCGTCGCTTGCTGCACCCGCTCGCCATTGACCCACGTGCCGTTGGTGCTGTCGAGATCCCGCACCTCGACTGTGCCCTCGGCCGACACCGTGAACCGGCAGTGCAGCCTCGACACAAGCGGCGCATCGATGACGAAGTCCGACCGCGACGATCGGCCGGCCGTCTTGATGTGGCCCGGCATCAGCCGGAACGTCAAAGCGTTCTCGGGATCAACGCCCGGGGCGCGCAGTATCCACATGCAGCTTGTCCTTCAGCCAGCCGACCAGCGTGCCGATGAGCTTGGGGCTGACGGTCCGGTCCTGTAGCGACGAGTACTCGTCCACTTCCCCGGTCACAGCCGGCACCAGCAGGTGATTGATGCCTTCCACCACGGAAAGCTCCGAGCCCGGGTCGTTCTTGCGTGCCTTGGCCATGCCGACCAGCAGTTGACCGTGCTGAGCAGTCACCTGCCGATCGCGATCGCCCTGCAGGATGAGCGTCGGCTGCGCCACCTTACGCATGATCCTGGCCGGGTCGAACGTCAGGAAACTCCTGAACCACGCGGTGTCGGCCTGCCTCTTGTACGCCGGTGGGATTGCCTCCCATCCGTTGCCACTGATGACCGCCGCCTGGATCCTCTTCTGTAGATCCACTCTCCGCTGCTTCTCGTCATCCGGCAGGTTCATCCCATCGAGCGTGTGACGCTGTTGCTCGAGCACAAGGTCGGCGCCGGTCGTGCCCGACGTGGCGATGAGCGCGAGCGCAGCAATCTTCTTCTTCTCCTCGGATGCCGCCAGCATACTGACAAATCCGCCCTCGCTATGGCCGATGAGCGCGATGCGTTTGGGATCAACGTCCTTTCGCTTTTCCAGGTACTTCACGACTGCGCGCACATCGTCTGAGAAGTCGACGATGGTCGCCGATTCGTCGCGGCCGCCACTCTGCCCGACACCGCGCTTGTCGAAACGAATCACCAGGAAGCCGGCGTCGGCAATCGCATTGGCCAGCTGCGCGAAGATGGACACCCCGGCGACGGTTTCGTCGCGATCACCCGGACCGGATCCCGGCACCAGGATCACCGCCGGCCACAGGATGGCAGCGCCGGTTCCCGTCGTGGCCGGCTTGGAGACGGTTGCGGCGAGCGTGAAGCCGCTGGCCTGGATCCGCGCCTGCTCGTCTGTCTGTCGCGCCATCCGCTCGACGCGCGACGACACCGCCGCGATATCGTCGCGGACCACGTCGAGCCCCTGGGACGGCACGCGGAAGCGAACCAACCTGCTGCTTTCGTCCACCCATACCTCAGCCGCCAACGTCGAGTTGGGGTTGACCATCGCGAGGTTATACCGCTTCGCGGCAATCATCCGCGCCGTCGTCTGAATGCGTTCGTCGACGATGCTGTTGAGGCGGATGACAATTTCAACCTGCGGCGCAATGTAGGCCTTGATCTGGCTTCCGGAACTGACCGACGCCAGTCGCAGCGCAAGCGCTTCGAACGCGCCGAAAGCCATGTTCGGCAGCACGACCGTGTCGGCCGCCACGACATCGGTCTTCTGTGATTCCTGACCGCCCTGGATGATGCTGCTCGTGGCCTTCCCGTTCGCGAACGCCGTCTTGAGCACCAGCGGCTGCCCGCGCAACGTCGCGTCAATTTCGAGAGAGAGGGGCTTCCAGTCGCGGTCGTAGCGGAGTTCGAAACGGGCGGTCGACAGGCTGATCGGCACGCCAAGCCGGCCCGTGGCCCGGATTGTCCACCCTTCTGCCGATGCCGTGACGGTGACCTGCTCGGAGCCTATCGCCGCACCCGACAGGAAGACCGTGAAGTTGGCGGGCGTTGCCTGCCCGGGTGCCGGGGGAGGCTGTGCTGGCGCCTGTGACGCGGTTCCTAGGATGAGGACTGCGGCAAGGATAGAATGGAATCGAGCCATAACGAGACTGAGCATATCAGCAAATTGTGCGACGAAACCTGTCGCGTCGAACCATGCTTTCACCCGACCAGATACGCCAATACACGGACGTTCGTGGGGGTGCCGCCCTCCTCGATCGGCACCACCGTGGCCGCATTGCCGTGCGGGGCAACGACCGGAAGTCGTTCCTGCAGGCCCTTTTGACAAACGACATTGTGGCGCTTGGTCCGGGCTCGGGATGCTACGCCGCGCTGCTGACACCGCTTGGGCGGATGGTGACCGATATGCGCGTCTTCGAGCTGGGGGACGCGACGCTGCTGGAGGTGCCGGGCGCCGTCAAGGACATGCTCGTTGCCAGGCTCGACCAGCTGATCTTCAGTGAGGACGTGCAGTTGGGAGATCTGACCGACGAGCTCGGATGCGTGAGCGTCCAGGGGCCACTGGCCGCGGCGATGGTTCGACGGGCGTTGGGGGGTCGACCGGGAAGTGAGCCGACAAAACTCACTGGCGATTTGGCGGATTGGCCCGCGTTTCAGAACCGGCGAATCGACCTCGACAAAGAGGTAGGCATCCTGGCACGCGTCGACGAATTCGGCCTGCCCGGATTCCTGATTCTTGCGCCGCCGAGTCGACTGCCCGCACTGGCTGCGGCCATCTCCGCATCTGGCGCAATCGTGCCGGATGACGAGGTCGTTGAAACACTTCGCATCGAGAGCGGGACGCCGTTGTTTCTCGTCGACATGACCGACGACACGATTCCGCTCGAGGCGGGCATCGAAGCACTGGCCATCAGCTCGACCAAGGGCTGCTACCCCGGCCAGGAGGTCATCGTCCGCATTCGCGATCGCGGGCACGGGCGGATTGTCCGCAAACTGGTCGGCCTCGCCATTGACGGCGATGCCGAGCCGTCGCCCGGGGACAGGCTGCTCGTTGACGGGAAGGATGTTGGACACGTGACCAGCGCCGCGCACTCACCGGCGCTGGGAAAGCCGATTGCGCTCGGATACGTCCACCGCGACCACATCGCGCCCGGCAGTCGTATTACCGTCGCGCACGGCGATGCGAGCCTCGCTGCGACCGTCACTGCACTGCCGTTCGTCTAGATCTTTCCGGCGATGAGTCTCCGCACCAGTTCGTAGTCGGCCGGCGGGAGTGGAAAGCTGCCGAGTTCCGAGCGCGACACCCAGCGTATCTTCTGTCCAAGGACCGGCCGCGGGTCGCTTCTCAACTCACACCGGAAGAAGCGCAACTCAACCGTGCGTTCCGGGTACTCGTGTGTGGTGGCGAGAAGCTCGACGCCTACATCTATTTCAGCATCGAGTTCCTCCTTGATCTCCCGGATCAAACTGGCCTCGAGCGTCTCGTTCTGGTGGCACTTGCCGCCCGGAAACTCCCAATGTCCGGCCAGATGCGTGCCCTCGAGCCGGCGCGTCATCAGGAACGCCCCGTCTCGCTCGATGACTGCCGCCGTGACGAGCACGTGCCGCCGATCGCTCATTCTCATTTCAGTCTCATTTTCGCACGCGCGTCGCGCGCCGGGCTAAACGGGTATGAGCGGCACATCGACGACATGGTGCACTCGGAGCACTTTGGCTTCCGCGCGACACACACCATCGCGCCGAAGTCCATGAGCGCCTGGTTGAAATCAAAGACGCGTTTGTGGGGCATCGTGATGTCGGCGAGCGACCAAAGGTGTTTCTTTATCCGGTGCGTTGTGGAATCGCCGCGGCTTACGAAGATTCTGAACAGGACCCGTGCGATATTGGTGTCGAGAATCGCGGCCCGCTGTTTGAACGCAAAGCTCAGCACGGCTCCGGCTGTGTAGGGACCGATACCCTTGAACGACAGCAGCGTCGCGGGGTCGGACGGCAGCTCGCCGCCATAGTTCACAACGGCCTCGCGGGCGATGGCGTGCAGGCGACGCGGGCGGATGTTGTAGCCCAACGGGTACCACGTCTTGACCACCTCGTCTTCCGGCGTCGCGGCCAGCGCGTCAAACGACGGGTACTTCTCGAGCCACTCCTCGTACTTTGGCAAGACGCGGTCGACCTGCGTCTGCTGGAGCATCACCTCCGACACCAGGATGTGGTAGGGATCGTCGGTCTCGCGCCAGGGCAGGTCGCGGCCGTTCCGGTCGTACCAGTCCAGCAGTTCTCGCCGGAACTTCTGCCGCAGGCCGGGTTCTGGCAGCCGGCCGGCCTGAGGGCGTGACGGGAGCGTGGTTCTCTTGGGCATACTCTTCCAACACACTTATAATCCAAGCGGCATGAAGATCTACACTCGAACTGGCGATACGGGAACCACAAGTCTTTTCGACGGCACCCGAATTGCGAAATCCGACCCGCGTGTGGACGCCTATGGCGAAGTCGACGAAGCCAACGCCGTGCTCGGTCTAGCGCGGGCTTCTGGCCTCGACTCGGACCTCGACGACATGCTGGTTCAGATCCAGCGCGATCTGTTTGCGCTCGGATCCCGGCTGGCGGATCCGACCGAGCGCATTGCCGGGCGTGTGGAAAAGGCCGCGGTCGGACAGCAGGACGTGGCGCGGCTCGAGGGCTGGATCGACCAACTCGAGGAGGAACTCACGCCGCTTCGTCGCTTCATCCTTCCTGGAGGCGCCATGACCGGTGCCGCGCTCCACCTCGCGCGGACGGTCTTTCGCCGCGCCGAACGTCGCATGGTGGCGCTTGGTGTTCTGGAACCCACGCTTCTGGCCTACGCCAATCGTCTCTCCGATCTGCTCTTTGTCATGGCCCGGGCCGCGAACCGCCGGGCTGGCATGCCCGAGGTCGAGTGGTGAACGTCGGCGAGGCCTACACGATCTGCCAGCGCCTCGCCCGCACGCATTACGAGAACTTCCCGGTGGCGTCGTACCTGCTGCCGCGTCCGATGCGCCCGCATATCGCGGCAATCTACGCCTTCGCCCGCACGGCGGACGACTTCGCCGATGAAGGCGTGCTAGCCGCCGATGAGCGCCTGGCGCGTCTCGACGATTGGCTCCTGCGGCTCAGGTCATCCGCCACTCGGGATGTGCACGACGGCACGTCGGAGGCTGATGCCATCTTCGTGGCGCTTGCCAACACGATTCGCGAGCGCGCACTGCCGGTCGGCCTGTTCGAAGATCTGTTGAGCGCGTTTCGCCAGGACGTGACGACGACCCGCTATGAGTCCTGGCCGGACGTGCTCGACTACTGTCGCCGGTCGGCCAATCCGGTCGGGCGACTCGTCCTCCGTGTTGCGGGCCACGACAACGAGGACCTCGATCGGGCGTCCGATGCGGTCTGCACTGCGTTGCAGCTCACCAACTTCTGGCAGGATGTCGCACGCGACTGGCGAAAGGGCCGGCTGTATGTGCCACTCTCCGACATGCGCTCATTCGGCGCGCTCGCGAAGGACCTCGAGAGGCAGTGTTTCACCGTGAACTGGCGCAGCGTGCTGTCGTTGATGGCCGACCGCACACGGGCGCTCTACGACGATGGCCGGCGCGTCTGCGATGGCGTCACCGGCCGTTTCCGCTTCGAACTGCGGATGACATGGCTCGGCGGCCGGCGCATTCTCGATGCGCTCGAACGCGACAGCTTCGATGTGTTCACAAAACGGCCCACGCTCGGGCCGAGCGACATCCCCGCGCTCGCGTGG
This genomic interval from Acidobacteriota bacterium contains the following:
- a CDS encoding MBL fold metallo-hydrolase, with protein sequence MLLETRAVAPFFKNGFLLGCETTREAVVIDPGDEAQELINLIDLGRLSVRYILLTHAHMDHVSGVARLKAATGAPIGLHRDDLFLYDSAVQQGLMFGYKVEPPPKPDFFYQVGVPLMFGNYQVHVHHTPGHSPGGVALQVGATGTAGSEIFVGDTLFAGSIGRTDLPGGDTQMLINSIRTVLFGFGDAAVVYPGHGPQTTIGDERRSNPFLQD
- a CDS encoding FHA domain-containing protein codes for the protein MWILRAPGVDPENALTFRLMPGHIKTAGRSSRSDFVIDAPLVSRLHCRFTVSAEGTVEVRDLDSTNGTWVNGERVQQATLAEGAVLKIGRAELMLERDHPITQS
- a CDS encoding alpha/beta fold hydrolase, with protein sequence MLSLVMARFHSILAAVLILGTASQAPAQPPPAPGQATPANFTVFLSGAAIGSEQVTVTASAEGWTIRATGRLGVPISLSTARFELRYDRDWKPLSLEIDATLRGQPLVLKTAFANGKATSSIIQGGQESQKTDVVAADTVVLPNMAFGAFEALALRLASVSSGSQIKAYIAPQVEIVIRLNSIVDERIQTTARMIAAKRYNLAMVNPNSTLAAEVWVDESSRLVRFRVPSQGLDVVRDDIAAVSSRVERMARQTDEQARIQASGFTLAATVSKPATTGTGAAILWPAVILVPGSGPGDRDETVAGVSIFAQLANAIADAGFLVIRFDKRGVGQSGGRDESATIVDFSDDVRAVVKYLEKRKDVDPKRIALIGHSEGGFVSMLAASEEKKKIAALALIATSGTTGADLVLEQQRHTLDGMNLPDDEKQRRVDLQKRIQAAVISGNGWEAIPPAYKRQADTAWFRSFLTFDPARIMRKVAQPTLILQGDRDRQVTAQHGQLLVGMAKARKNDPGSELSVVEGINHLLVPAVTGEVDEYSSLQDRTVSPKLIGTLVGWLKDKLHVDTARPGR
- a CDS encoding (deoxy)nucleoside triphosphate pyrophosphohydrolase — its product is MRMSDRRHVLVTAAVIERDGAFLMTRRLEGTHLAGHWEFPGGKCHQNETLEASLIREIKEELDAEIDVGVELLATTHEYPERTVELRFFRCELRSDPRPVLGQKIRWVSRSELGSFPLPPADYELVRRLIAGKI
- a CDS encoding A/G-specific adenine glycosylase, with amino-acid sequence MPKRTTLPSRPQAGRLPEPGLRQKFRRELLDWYDRNGRDLPWRETDDPYHILVSEVMLQQTQVDRVLPKYEEWLEKYPSFDALAATPEDEVVKTWYPLGYNIRPRRLHAIAREAVVNYGGELPSDPATLLSFKGIGPYTAGAVLSFAFKQRAAILDTNIARVLFRIFVSRGDSTTHRIKKHLWSLADITMPHKRVFDFNQALMDFGAMVCVARKPKCSECTMSSMCRSYPFSPARDARAKMRLK
- a CDS encoding cob(I)yrinic acid a,c-diamide adenosyltransferase produces the protein MKIYTRTGDTGTTSLFDGTRIAKSDPRVDAYGEVDEANAVLGLARASGLDSDLDDMLVQIQRDLFALGSRLADPTERIAGRVEKAAVGQQDVARLEGWIDQLEEELTPLRRFILPGGAMTGAALHLARTVFRRAERRMVALGVLEPTLLAYANRLSDLLFVMARAANRRAGMPEVEW
- the hpnC gene encoding squalene synthase HpnC — protein: MNVGEAYTICQRLARTHYENFPVASYLLPRPMRPHIAAIYAFARTADDFADEGVLAADERLARLDDWLLRLRSSATRDVHDGTSEADAIFVALANTIRERALPVGLFEDLLSAFRQDVTTTRYESWPDVLDYCRRSANPVGRLVLRVAGHDNEDLDRASDAVCTALQLTNFWQDVARDWRKGRLYVPLSDMRSFGALAKDLERQCFTVNWRSVLSLMADRTRALYDDGRRVCDGVTGRFRFELRMTWLGGRRILDALERDSFDVFTKRPTLGPSDIPALAWGAFTWRASHPGN